The Camelus bactrianus isolate YW-2024 breed Bactrian camel chromosome 1, ASM4877302v1, whole genome shotgun sequence genome segment ATATAGGAGTCAAATGTCtttctttggcatgtggatatccagttgttcagGACTATTTGTTgagaagactgttctttccccattgaacgGTCTTGACATCCTTATTGAAAATCAAATGACCATAGGTGTAAGTTTATTTTGGGATTCTCAATTCTCTTCTATTGACCTATATGTCTATCCTTACACCAGCACTATACAGTCTTAATTAttgcagctttgtagtaagtttttaaaatcagaacaTATGAGTTCTTCAACTTCGTTCTTTTGGCTACTCTGGGTCCTTTGTAATTCTATATAAAGTTTAGGatcagtttttctatttctgtgaagaagTTAATTGGAAATTTGACagagattgtattgaatctgtaggtcaatTTGGAGAGTTTTGCCTTCTTAATTttgtcttccaatccatggacatagggtatctttccatttacttaggtcttctttaatttatttcaacaatcttttatagttttcagagtatgttTTATgcttctttggttaaatttattcataagaATTTGATTcctttgatgctattgtaaatggaactTTCTTAAATTAGTTTGCAGATTGGTCATTGTAAGTATAGAAATACatttgatttctgtatattaatcttgaaTCCTTTAACCTTGCTAAATTCATTTGTTAGCTCTaatagctctgtgtgtgtgtgtgtgtgtgtgtgtatgtgtgtgtgtgtgtgtattccttaggattttctatatacaaaattATGGTATCTGTAAATAAAGACaggtttacttcttcctttccataattatttttttaaacattgcatTCTCCTTATACAAATAGAGAAACTGAGATTCCAAAAGATGAAAAGAGCTTCACAAAAATAATATGAGATCATAAGGGAACATGACATGAAAAGCAATCTTCTACCTCTGAGTTTCCTCCTTTCTGGAAAATCATGCTTCCTTGGTTTTAACTGTGGAGAACTAATGTCACCTTGACAATAATAGAACTATTTAAAATACACTGTATAAAATGGAGTTTCTGAAGACGCCTATGAAACCAACTGACTTTTAATCCTAGTCTTTGGTGCTTTAAATGAATGCTAAGTCCAGTGATTTTCATTGAAAGGTGTGCTTTAACAAATGAGTGGAAAATTTGTCATGAACGTGGGCATATAGTTCAGCAGACAGCCATGTGACTGAAGCAACACTGCCACCTGTTTGCAGGATGCTCTCATTTCAAAGTCTGACATTTCGAAGGCGACTGAATCTCcctgattttgttttgttgagtaatacatttttaaattcctaaaataattgtaattaatattttgactaggtaaatatattcacatggttcaaaattctaaagatgcacaaaaagaaaaaaacatataatgAAAACTTTCCCTCCTACCTCTAtatcccagcctcagtttctctccccAGTAGCAACCAGTACAAACAGCTTATGGTGTATCTTTTGGGACATAATATGTCcataatttgtatggaaacaaatatatatgtaactgtgATAGTCAAAATGATGTCCATGCCCTACTCCCCAGAATCTGCAAATATGTTACTTTATATGGAAAAAGGGATTTTGAAGATGTGATTAAAGTTGTGGACCTTGAGATGGCAAGAGtagcctggattatccaggtgggtccaACCTAATCATTAGTAGCAGAGAACCTTTCTCagctgaggtcagagaggtgtGGTGATGGAACAAGGGTCAGAGAGATGCAGTGTGAGAAGGATTTGACCTCTTCTGCTcgctctgaagatggaggaaggaattcacaaaccaaggaatgcaaATGGCCTCTAGAACTTGGAAAGGGCAAGAAGGCAGATTCTCCTGTAGAGCCTCTAGAAGGGAACGTAGGtagccctgccaacactttgattttagtCCAGTGAGACCTGCTTCAGACTTCCCCTGCACGAAACTGTGAGATCATAAATTTGTGGTGTTTTaagcttgtggtaatttgttatagcagcaatagaaaactgatGTAATAACCTTTTCCCCCATTTTTACATAAACGGTAACTTAATATACACACTATATTGCACCTGGCTCTTTTTCCATTAAATTTATCTTGGAGATAATTGCGTATCACTCTTTTAAAAGAGGGTgtgtaacattccattgtatggatgtgccATCATTTATTTACCCAGTCCCTGCTCATGCTcactcaggctgtttcctgccTTTTATTATTGCAAATAGTACTTCAGTGAATAACCTTACACATATATCACTTCTTATCCTCAGGAGTACACCTTCCCAGGTCAGAGTATATACAGTTTTAATTTTGCTAGATATTGCCAAGTTGCCCTCATGAAGGTTGTAAACTGGAGCCATCTCTATGCAAAGCAATGTATGGAAGCATGAGCCTGCCCATCTCTCCTCACCCTCACCCACACAGACGCATACTTCCTTCAAAGTTGactctggaggggagggtatagctcagcagtagagcacatgcttagcatgcacgaggtcctgagttcaatccccagtacttccattaaaacaaaaaaaaagttgactctGTGCACTAAAGTTATGAACTGAGAGCAAGCTCCCAGGGAAAGAATAATACAGGTCTTCTAAATCCTGATCATCTGCCAAAAGCCTTTGTGACCAACTCCTTGAGGAGAATTCTACCAACCCTGGTGTCCCAGCTCCCCACATGATCATATCTGACTTTGCACATAATTCAAAGATGCCTTGTAGAATCATAAAACATTTGAGATGGCCCCTTACATCATCTTAAACCAATCCCTTCCTTTTACAGAGTTTAGAATTTCACATAGATTTTGACTGAAAGGGACACTGAGAGCATATCTAAATAAAGAGCGCTTTAGGAATAGACTGTGGCATTCAACCGATGCCCACATATCCGATTCACTTATTCTCATTTGAATCAATTGTCTTCTTCAGTTGCTGCTGGGAACAAAGCAGCCCATTTTGCCTGGTTTCCCCAGGAAAGGGCTCTGCCCTGAAAGACAACAATGGGGAAGAGTTTGCAGGTCCCCAGAGAGCCACAGGGTTTGCTCTGCTTGTTGTTGTCTCTGCAGTATCTTGGAAGATGGTATGAGATTGAGAAGATCCCAGTGAGCTTTGAGAAGGGAAGTTGCATCCAAGCCAACTACTCGCTAATGGAAAACGGAAAAGTCAAAGTGGTAAACAAGGAGTTGAGGTGAGTGGCTGTGGTTTCAAAGGCAATGCTCATCCTAGAGGCAGCCCTGCAGAGAGCTGTCCTGGGATGACTGGCGTCCTTGCCATCCAGTTCAGGGAGGACGCAGACTTTGCTAGGTCTGGATTACTTGCTCACAATAGGTCCTGAGATGGAAGATTTTGGCAGGCAGGATGGTAGGGACTAGAAGTCGCTCATTCATTTCCATGATGACTTGCTAGGCACCTTATTGTGTATCAGGCCCTGGGAGAGGTACTAGGGGCTCAACGGTAACACAGACTGCAAGGTTCCTGCTCTTGTTGCAAAATAGATCCTCCAGCAGGACAGGACTGCAGGGACCGTCTTGTCTGACCTCCAAACCAAGAGGGAAGCCCTTTATCATTTGCTGAGAGAGAGCATCCAGCTCAGGTTGAATCCTTCCAGAAACTGGGGGCTCATCACCTTACGTGACAGCGTATCCCATCTCTAGCCAGCTTTAACTGTTAGAAAACTCCTTTTCTTGTTAAGCAAGAGTCAAATTCATACATAGTCACACTCCAGGCTAAATGAACAGGAGGGCCTGCaggaatatattttctattactgAGGGCTTCTAACAGATTGATATTTGATCCAAAAATTCACACTTTAGAAAGCAAATATAACCTTAAAAAGAACCCTAGGAAGAACTCCTACCCATCCGCCATCAACAAAGAGCAACAATAAACAACAGTGACCAGTATTAATtatttcctgtgtgccaggcactgttctatatatgtgcacacatatacatatgtataatatggatgcatttatgtatgtatatgtaaatggACATGTATATGTTCATTTAATTCCCATAACAACCCcgaggtaggtgctattattaagCCCATTTTTATGGATGAGGTAAAGTAATTTGGCAAAGGGTCACACAGCTTATAAGTGACAAAGCTGAGATTCAAAACCAGGGAGAATTGAAATGGGGCAGAGACCAGAAGATAAATGAAAGAGGCTGGGAATGAAAGATTGTCCTTCCTGTTTCCTCCAGAGTCTGAGAATTGTTTTCAACTCCAAGAAAACAACTACAATCCATCCTGGAAGTtactcaggctcagagaggcttgCCGTGGCCACCCTATTACCCACTAAGCCTCCTGTGAGCCAAAACAGAAGGCTGACTCCCTGACCCtgcagaaaccaaagaaacagaGTAAGAATCTTGAGGAACTCTAAAGAAAAACCCTGCTCATTTCAGAGCCCAGGAAGGGCTGCAGGAATTGAGATGCAGATCCCCAGAAGCTCTCGCAGGGATTCTGAAGGCCCCAAAGTGacaatgacttcattttaaataGTTTGTCCCATTCTAAGACCAAGAGTCAGACACTGATACAGATCTCAAAACCCAGGCGATTCCCCTAGCTCTCCTGAGTTGGCCAGGAGTCCTCCTCAACTATATCCTGAGTATTAGGTCACTCTGCCCCTAGGCTCACTCCTACTTGAGAGCAATGGCACGTGGAAAGAGGTTTGTTAGTTCAGGAAaaacagtatagtttctcctccCAGGAGTGCTGCAGAGCACATGGAGGGCACAGCAGGGAGTCTGGGCAAAATACTCTTAGCCAGTGTTGGAATGTGAGGGCCGAAGCGGCCGGCACAGGGCTGGGACTGAAGGGCTCAAGCTTTGGGGTTaggctgcctggtttcaaatctTGGTTCTACCACTTCCTAATGATGCAATCTTAGGTTAGTTATGACAattttctaagcctcagtctcctcctctgtaaaatggcaataatcGTAATACCTCCCTCCATAAGGCtgtgtgagcattaaatgaggtAGCACATGTAAAGGACTTAGAACAGTGTTTGGCATGTAGTAATCAAGCAATATTACCTATTGTTGTTAATCTGCTGCCACCCTTGACAACACAAGTGCATTTTTCCTATGAACAAATTGTGAGTTTATGATCAGagactggtgttttgaaaactgtTCTGGAGCAAAACATAAATGATGGTGCAAAGGGGGAAAGTCTGTTGGGAAGAGACTGATTTGTTGCTAAGCAACTGTATGTAGATAGAAATGGACCATCTCCTGTCTTACAGATTGAGTTCCAGGTGAGAGAACAGGGCACGCTCTCCAGCCTTGCTCAGTGACAAACAGATTATGCAATTCAGCAGCATCAGAGAGCATTTCCCACGTGCCCCTTTACCTGCTGCTTATTGTCTGGTTTCTAGGACATCCATCACCACTACTATAGCTTCCTGACTTTCTAGCACACGCTAAAGCTCTCATTTTAGTTTGTGTGCCCCTCTAAGAACTGGTGAACAGGCAGCTCCTCTGTTGGCCTACTAGAAAGAGCACCCTGATTCCTGAGCACCCCACTTCGTGGCCTCAATCCCCAATCCCTAggcctttcccctctcccctagATCCATGAGGTCAGTGGAAGTTATCCAGAAATGGGGCCAGCTCCCTTCAAAAGAGTAAAAGTATTTCATCTATCCAATCAAAGACCATTGCTTTTAAGACGCACTACCCTTTTATGCACCACCGAGAAAGAAATGATACTGCCATTTGTAAGTGTAAGATGGCATTAATTGTAAGATGCACGTTTCTTCATACGTAAAGTCCCTGAGATCTAGATGCCCCAGACAATTCCTGAAGGGAGGTAAATGTTTCCTCATTGCCTGCTTTCGCCCGGTCCACACCCCAGTCAGAAGCTTGCTAAACTGGATGAGGTCTCAGAGCTCAGGCATGGACCCCTTGATGGGACAGATGATGCCACATGCTATCAGTGAAGCCCAAAGAGAAGGGAACTTTACAGATCTCCACACTCCATGTTTTGCATTATTTCCCACAATCAAGtcagtctttaattttttcctctggcctcttctcatttttaaagatgtgaatcttctttctgtgttgagttgttttgtttgcttattttcccCTTCTCATTTCTTCCCTCTTGGTTTGGAGTCTGGGAGCaggaaatagccttgcaggtcaCTACAGACACTCCAAAAAACAGTATTGAAGTGCCAGGGCCTCACATATTACCCAATCCTGGGGCAGTACAATTGTTATTTCTTATCACCCCAAGCTGTCCTCCTTGGCTTGGTCTcagagacagtgagaaagcaaaGGGGAGGGAATGGACTTAGGACCCAGCCTCCCTTCAAAACACCCCTAACCAGAAATCACAACGTTGGCCACCACGATTGTTAACATCACAAATCTAGCCTTtcattgatttttggtttttaatgagTTCAGGTTTTCTGGTGTTTGTTTTTAACTCATTGTAGATCTGATGGAACTGTGAATCAAATTGAAGGTGAAGCCACCCAGGAAAACATCACAGAGCCTGCCAAGCTGGGAGTTAAGTTTTTCTGGTGTAAGTATACACTTCTCTCAGGAGGTATCAGGGACAGGAGGTATGCCAACTGCAGGCAAGAGCCCTGGGTCCGAGATCTTCTGTCACATCTGAGTGTCACCTGTAATGATTCAATGCATAATTATTTGCTGAGCACGTACTACCAGCCATGCGCTGGGCTAGGCACTGGAGATGCAAAGGTGAGTAAGACAGAGCTGGCCCTTGTCCCTGGGAAGCTTCTATGTCAGTGTGGATACTGACAAGCACCCAAGTGATTTACTATAAAACTACacagtaattgtttaaaaagaggaAGCACCAATTGGAGCACATTGGGCATGAGCAGTAGGAGACCCAAGCCAGTCTTGTTTCccacagaaaacaaataactgAGAAATTAGTAGTTATTAGCAGAACAACTAACACGTGCGAAAGCTTGGAAGCTGGTGATGATAAAAGTGAAGGTAAGTGGGGGAGgttaaagctcagtggtagagctcgtgcttagcatgtatgaggtcctgggttcaatccccagtaccaccattaaaaactATAGtagataaacctaattgccttcccaccaccaacaacaaaaaagtgaaggtaagtttgagtcctggctctgccacgtTCTAGCTACATTGTTGGGGTTTCATTTGGGTCCATCTTTCTCTCAACTTAAGCAAGCTGGGCAATGCATTTTCCTTGGTATTCAGAGGTAATGTTATTGAATAATATCCTCTGAATGAAAATGATCTTTGAGACTGAAAAACAAAGCAGGCAATTCCAGAAAGTGCAATTATGAAGTTTATCGTGGGTAACTTACATACTGGCAGAACCAGGTGGACGACCATCAGAGACATTCAAAACGGGTACAGGGGGACTTAAAGGGGCCAAAGCTAAAATAGAATCTAACTACCAGGGAGAAGCACGTCCACACCTACAGAAACGGAGGggttttcctcccctccccctccccaggggtcTCATGACCATTAACCATCTGTGTCAGCAAAGACATTCTTCTAGATTTCAAATCAGATGAAGACAAGGGTGAAAGTTGGTAAGAGGCTTATCTGGCTTGGGCGCATTCCTTGTGAGGAGGCTGAAGTTCAGTGACACACAAAGGGGAGGGGGTAGGACTGCGGGCCTAAGATGGAGCTGATGTAGGTCAGCCACACACTTGGCTTGGACCTTGGCTGGGGAGGTCAAGTTCACGGAGGAAACTTCTGGAGTCAGGTAGAGAAGGTAAATCCTCCATCTCTCTTCTTAAGGACCCTTTTAATGTTGAGCTTTCAACACTATGCAGATGTCAATCAGTGAATCTTTATAGGCCCTTTGAGAGGAAGAGTTTGTAACCTGTTACCACCTGATTTACCTTATTCTTAAGAATGCAGGGATTTTTGAAGGTCACgcgagaagaaaaacaaacaaaccaacagtAGCTCCTACCTCCTCCCTAAGGCGGGTTCTAGAGGAAGATGAGTGGTACAGACTCAGAAAGCCTAGGGTCCTGGACCTTACACTCCTGACTGCTTAGCTAAGTGGTGGCTCCATGTGCACTGGTGCTAAGTGCAGCCTGTCAGTCCAGGGGGTCTAGCCAAATGCCCCAGGTACTGTTGGTTTCCAGGTGCCAACCTGTGGTCAGGGAGGGGATCCAGAATGATGGCTCTGAACTCCGGCTCCTCATTAGAATCACTGAGGAATTTTCAAAAGTACCAGCAATCTCCAGTTCAGAATCTGGGAATCGGTGGGTGTGGGGAGTTGGACCTAGTATTTTCCAAAGTTCCTGTATGATTCCCACACGAAGCCAGAATTAAAAGCCACTGATGTAGAACTCAGACCGCAGAGCCTGGCTTCCAGGGTCCTGGAGATGAAGGTGTCTCTTGCCCTGGTCCCTCCTAATAACTGCCCTCCTCTTGTTCTCAGTGATGCCGTCAGCTCCATACTGGGTCCTGGCCACCGACTATGAGAACTACGCCCTCGTGTACTCCTGTACCACAATCATCTGGCTTTTTCATATGGATCATGTTTGGATCTTGGGAAGAAACCCTTACCTCCCTCCAGAAACAGTGACCTATCTAAAAGATATCCTGACCTCTAATAACATTGACATTGAGAAAATGACTATCACAGATCAGATGAATTGCCCCGAGTCCCTGTAACCAGGCTCTAAAGGGAGGCTGCATTCACTCCATGTTCcttcttttgctttgcttttccccCACACCACCCCTCATAAAGACAACCCAACCCATCATGGCAAACCATCGCAAATACCAGAAGGGAAATGTGACAACAAAAGCTAGTGGAGAGGAACTCAAGGCAAGTGGGCCCAAACACTTAGCCACGCACCACCTTGTTACCTTGCAAGCCTGATAATAAACTTGTTGCTGACCTGCTATACTCACAGTAGATTCCAAATTGGACTAATTATTCTGGGGTTTGTAATTATAAGCTTATGTTTGGAAATCCTTAAGcagttattgaaaaaaaaataagcactGAACAGTTTGAGTTTAAAGGTAACAATCCTGTTCCTGGAAATGGAAAGCTGATGGCAAAGGTGTATTCTGGGTGACCTGAATCCAGGCGCCCCCACCCTGCAGACGGCAGTCCTTAGGGAGGAATTATTTGGAGTTTTGGAGTCTCTGACAGGCCATTTCCTGGAAGCATTTACTTTCTCTTCAGGAGGACATCAGAGTCAGGCTAAAGAATGGGACCATCTTGGGGTCTGGCAAGGAAGAAGAGAATCTATGAGGGAGAAGttacaggaattttttttaagaaaataatttttgatggTCTTTCATTCAACTGATATTTACTGGGACCCAGTTGCCTCCCAGGCCTTGGAAATACAGAATCCCTGTACTCCCACAGAAGCTCACAGACTCGTGAGGGAGACTCACAAGTAAAGATGCAGTTATAATCCAAGCTGAGGGGTGCAAAGGTAGAGTCGTGTGGAGGAAGCTGTGGGAGCTCCAAGAAGGCCTCAGCCCCTGGAAGGCCCAGATACCCACAAGGCTGTACAGTCACGCCTCTGGGTGTTCCAGCATCAGGAGGTGAGCAACCACctggaggttttttgttttttatacatcATGACTATTAAAATCAGAACAACCCTACAATGGCACTTAGTTCATATAACATTTATCACCCACTAACGTTTTGGGAAATGAACAGAAAATTAAGGCATTTGATTAGATGTTGGCATTTTCAgcatgaatataaaatattaatttcccTTGAGCACTTGAGACTCTTCAATGCTCTATATTGAAGGTTACAAAAATTCCAAGAACCTTAATatgtataattttcattttactaaaTAAATATGACCTCAAAATATAGTTTGCAATTCGAAATTCCTAAAGGCTGGACAAAAAGTCGGTGAGGAATAGGTAGGAATTGGAGGAggccctctcctcccagctcagCCGCTGTCCCCTCCACCAGAGGGCACTTGGCTCCTCTTCTAAATACAGTTCTTCCCAAGAGTATTAAGCTGCCTATCTATCTCGTGTCTCATGGTACAAAATAAGTTATGACTGTGTTCCTCTTAACAGCTATTTATGGCATCTCAAATAATGAATGTGACTATATCTGACACCTTTTAC includes the following:
- the APOD gene encoding apolipoprotein D, with the translated sequence MVPALLLLSALAGLFGAAEGQAFHLGKCPTPPVQENFDVNKYLGRWYEIEKIPVSFEKGSCIQANYSLMENGKVKVVNKELRSDGTVNQIEGEATQENITEPAKLGVKFFWLMPSAPYWVLATDYENYALVYSCTTIIWLFHMDHVWILGRNPYLPPETVTYLKDILTSNNIDIEKMTITDQMNCPESL